In Chaetodon trifascialis isolate fChaTrf1 chromosome 4, fChaTrf1.hap1, whole genome shotgun sequence, one DNA window encodes the following:
- the dnajc6 gene encoding auxilin isoform X1 has translation MSLLGAYKKKTSYDGYESLQLVDSGGDSFSVGRGSSSGGSTLAGSIAATLGPKAGPLREEDCSTMDSSDMDANYGGGLLDMVKGGAGKFFSNFKDNLKDTLKDTSTKVMHQVATYTKGELDIAYITSRIIVMTYPAESVQIGYQNHVEDIRSFLDSRHADHYTVFNLSQRNYRSAKFSSRVSECNWPSRQAPSLHNLFAVCKNMHNWLKQNPKNVCVITCSDGRAPSGVLVCAMFCFCHLFNNPIPAMQLLSAKRPGSGLWPSHRRYIGYVCSMVSEKPSLPHSKPLVIKALTMSPVPCFNKQRSGCRPFCDVLIGETKIFTTAQEYERMREHRLQEGKVGFPLGVSVQGDVVVSVYHMRSTIGGRLQAKVSNTQIFQIQFHTGFIAPGTTMLKFNKPELDACDSPEKYPQLFHVILDVEVEGVDKQKDLTPPWEQFPCKDLSPNVLFSCHQEHQDALAIAEPSRPHGGPDGRGHCEESEPSDDEMLSLSSQRSNASAAPQKPEPPAPMPAAHAPAEEVDLLGLDGEGINCPRPSSQPLSTAATTTDLLGDLFGAPPQPTSGPSSAQSTPHKVVPNTASPCPSPAPPAFDPFGAGPMPKPQDMMGSFLGPGNMGQPDPFLHAARSPSPTLQPTSLGRSSPVPPTTPTVNIQQQNAMGGWDWNRPATTSTGAGFGMGSRSATTSPTGSLHSTPTHQTKPNTLDPFADIGNLGGSLGAGSGFSSKPTTPTGATPSIPPMGSPSRPPPSPQHAEGWQSHTGASFPSWQPGAGGGGGWQPQGQGPASQPKPSPSHTPMSHTSPQNRPNYNVSFSAMGGGSPSAGGKAQASMASKPKASDANFDDLLSGQGFAGAKEKKGPRTIAEMRKEEMAKEMDPEKLKILDWIEGKERNIRALLSTMHTVLWEGETRWKPVGMADLVTPDQVKKVYRKAVLVVHPDKATGQPYEQYAKMIFMELNDAWSEFESQGQKPLY, from the exons ATATGGATGCCAATTATGGCGGAGGACTCTTGGACATGGTGAAGGGAGGAGCCGGGAAGTTCTTCAGCAACTTCAAGGACAACTTGAAGGACACGCTGAAAGACACGTCCACTAAGGTCATGCATCAGGTTGCCAC GTACACTAAAGGGGAGCTGGACATTGCCTACATCACATCACGGATCATAG TGATGACCTACCCAGCAGAGTCAGTGCAGATTGGCTACCAGAACCACGTAGAGGACATCCGCTCCTTCCTCGACAGTCGCCATGCCGACCACTACACTGTCTTCAATCTATCACAGCGCAACTACCGCAGCGCCAAATTCTCCAGCAGG GTTTCAGAGTGTAATTGGCCTTCTCGCCAGGCTCCCAGCCTTCACAActtgtttgctgtgtgtaaGAACATGCACAACTGGCTAAAACAGAATCCcaagaatgtgtgtgtcatcacCTGCTCG gacgGTCGCGCTCCGTCGGGTGTTTTGGTTTGTGCCATGTTCTGCTTCTGCCACCTCTTCAACAACCCAATTCCTGCCATGCAGCTGCTCAGCGCCAAGAGACCAGGCTCTGGCCTCTGGCCCTCACACCGCAG GTACATAGGCTATGTGTGTAGCATGGTATCAGAGAAGCCCAGTCTACCCCACTCCAAGCCCCTGGTGATCAAGGCCCTCACCATGAGTCCGGTTCCCTGCTTCAACAAGCAGCGTAGCGGCTGTCGGCCCTTCTGCGACGTCCTCATCGGAGAGACGAAGATCTTCACCACTGCGCAGGAGTACGAGAGGATGAG AGAGCACAGGCTCCAAGAGGGTAAAGTAGGTTTCCCTCTGGGTGTGAGTGTGCAAGGAGATGTCGTTGTTTCAGTCTATCACATGAGGTCGACCATTGGAGGGCGTCTGCAGGCCAAG GTGTCCAACACCCAGATCTTCCAAATCCAGTTCCACACTGGCTTCATTGCTCCTGGCACCACCATGCTAAAGTTTAACAA ACCAGAGCTGGATGCATGTGACTCTCCTGAGAAGTACCCCCAGCTTTTCCATGTGATACTggatgtggaggtggagggggtggacAAGCAAAAAGACCTGACGCCGCCGTGGGAGCAGTTCCCCTGTAAAGACCTCAGCCCAAACGTGCTCTTCTCCTGCCACCAGGAGCATCAGGACGCACTGGCTATAGCTG AGCCAAGCCGGCCCCATGGAGGTCCAGACGGCCGGGGCCACTGCGAAGAGAGCGAGCCCTCGGACGATgagatgctctctctctccagccagCGAAGCAACGCCAGTGCAGCCCCCCAAAAACCTGAACCCCCTGCTCCAATGCCTGCCGCCCATGCACCCGCCGAGGAAGTGGATCTTCTTGGCCTCGATGGGGAGGGGATCAACTGCCCGCGTCCTTCGTCTCAGCCCCTGTCTACTGCAGCCACAACCACTGACCTCTTAGGAGACTTGTTCGGGGCGCCACCCCAGCCAACCAGTGGGCCGTCATCTGCCCAGTCCACACCACATAAAGTAGTCCCAAACACTGCCTCGCCATGTCCCTCTCCTGCGCCACCAG CGTTTGATCCCTTTGGGGCGGGTCCCATGCCTAAACCTCAGGACATGATGGGTTCATTCCTTGGACCAGGTAACATGGGGCAGCCAGACCCCTTCCTGCATGCTGCTCGCTCTCCATCACCCACCCTGCAGCCTACAAGCTTGG GCCGAAGTTCCCCTGTCCCACCCACCACCCCAACTGTCAACATTCAGCAGCAAAACGCCATGGGAGGATGGGACTGGAACAGACCTGCTACCACAAGCACAG GAGCAGGCTTTGGTATGGGCAGTCGTTCAGCTACGACCAGCCCCACAGGCTCGCTCCACAGCACCCCCACCCACCAAACCAAGCCAAACACCTTGGACCCGTTTGCTGACATAGGCAACCTCGGGGGAAGCCTTGGAG CAGGTTCTGGCTTCTCTAGCAAACCCACCACACCTACTGGAGCTACACCTTCCATCCCTCCCATGGGCTCCCCATCGCgacctcctccatctccccaGCACGCAGAAGGGTGGCAGTCCCACACAGGAGCCAGCTTCCCCTCATGGCAGCCAGGTGCTGGAGGCGGTGGAGGATGGCAGCCCCAAGGACAGGGCCCTGCCTCGCAGCCAAAGCCCAGCCCCAGCCACACCCCCATGTCTCACACATCGCCCCAGAACCGACCCAACTACAACGTCAGTTTCTCTGCTATGGGAGGGGGCTCGCCCAGCGCAGGGGGCAAAGCACAGGCTAGCATGG CTTCTAAGCCCAAGGCCTCGGATGCCAACTTTGATGACCTGCTGTCTGGTCAAGGCTTTGCAGGGgccaaagagaagaaagggCCCAGGACTATAGCAGAGATGAGGAAGGAGGAGATGGCCAAAGAGATGGACCCCGAGAAACTAAAG ATTCTGGACTGGATTGAGGGGAAGGAGCGTAACATCCGTGCCCTGCTGTCCACCATGCATACTGTGCTGTGGGAGGGAGAGACGCGCTGGAAGCCTGTGGGCATGGCTGACCTGGTTACACCAGACCAGGTCAAGAAGGTCTACCGCAAAGCAGTCCTGGTTGTCCACCCAGATAAG GCAACAGGACAGCCCTATGAACAATATGCCAAGATGATTTTCATGGAACTAAATGACGCCTGGTCAGAATTTGAAAGCCAAGGACAAAAACCCCTCTACTGA
- the dnajc6 gene encoding auxilin isoform X6, protein MDSSDMDANYGGGLLDMVKGGAGKFFSNFKDNLKDTLKDTSTKVMHQVATYTKGELDIAYITSRIIVMTYPAESVQIGYQNHVEDIRSFLDSRHADHYTVFNLSQRNYRSAKFSSRVSECNWPSRQAPSLHNLFAVCKNMHNWLKQNPKNVCVITCSDGRAPSGVLVCAMFCFCHLFNNPIPAMQLLSAKRPGSGLWPSHRRYIGYVCSMVSEKPSLPHSKPLVIKALTMSPVPCFNKQRSGCRPFCDVLIGETKIFTTAQEYERMREHRLQEGKVGFPLGVSVQGDVVVSVYHMRSTIGGRLQAKVSNTQIFQIQFHTGFIAPGTTMLKFNKPELDACDSPEKYPQLFHVILDVEVEGVDKQKDLTPPWEQFPCKDLSPNVLFSCHQEHQDALAIAEPSRPHGGPDGRGHCEESEPSDDEMLSLSSQRSNASAAPQKPEPPAPMPAAHAPAEEVDLLGLDGEGINCPRPSSQPLSTAATTTDLLGDLFGAPPQPTSGPSSAQSTPHKVVPNTASPCPSPAPPAFDPFGAGPMPKPQDMMGSFLGPGRSSPVPPTTPTVNIQQQNAMGGWDWNRPATTSTGAGFGMGSRSATTSPTGSLHSTPTHQTKPNTLDPFADIGNLGGSLGGSGFSSKPTTPTGATPSIPPMGSPSRPPPSPQHAEGWQSHTGASFPSWQPGAGGGGGWQPQGQGPASQPKPSPSHTPMSHTSPQNRPNYNVSFSAMGGGSPSAGGKAQASMASKPKASDANFDDLLSGQGFAGAKEKKGPRTIAEMRKEEMAKEMDPEKLKILDWIEGKERNIRALLSTMHTVLWEGETRWKPVGMADLVTPDQVKKVYRKAVLVVHPDKATGQPYEQYAKMIFMELNDAWSEFESQGQKPLY, encoded by the exons ATATGGATGCCAATTATGGCGGAGGACTCTTGGACATGGTGAAGGGAGGAGCCGGGAAGTTCTTCAGCAACTTCAAGGACAACTTGAAGGACACGCTGAAAGACACGTCCACTAAGGTCATGCATCAGGTTGCCAC GTACACTAAAGGGGAGCTGGACATTGCCTACATCACATCACGGATCATAG TGATGACCTACCCAGCAGAGTCAGTGCAGATTGGCTACCAGAACCACGTAGAGGACATCCGCTCCTTCCTCGACAGTCGCCATGCCGACCACTACACTGTCTTCAATCTATCACAGCGCAACTACCGCAGCGCCAAATTCTCCAGCAGG GTTTCAGAGTGTAATTGGCCTTCTCGCCAGGCTCCCAGCCTTCACAActtgtttgctgtgtgtaaGAACATGCACAACTGGCTAAAACAGAATCCcaagaatgtgtgtgtcatcacCTGCTCG gacgGTCGCGCTCCGTCGGGTGTTTTGGTTTGTGCCATGTTCTGCTTCTGCCACCTCTTCAACAACCCAATTCCTGCCATGCAGCTGCTCAGCGCCAAGAGACCAGGCTCTGGCCTCTGGCCCTCACACCGCAG GTACATAGGCTATGTGTGTAGCATGGTATCAGAGAAGCCCAGTCTACCCCACTCCAAGCCCCTGGTGATCAAGGCCCTCACCATGAGTCCGGTTCCCTGCTTCAACAAGCAGCGTAGCGGCTGTCGGCCCTTCTGCGACGTCCTCATCGGAGAGACGAAGATCTTCACCACTGCGCAGGAGTACGAGAGGATGAG AGAGCACAGGCTCCAAGAGGGTAAAGTAGGTTTCCCTCTGGGTGTGAGTGTGCAAGGAGATGTCGTTGTTTCAGTCTATCACATGAGGTCGACCATTGGAGGGCGTCTGCAGGCCAAG GTGTCCAACACCCAGATCTTCCAAATCCAGTTCCACACTGGCTTCATTGCTCCTGGCACCACCATGCTAAAGTTTAACAA ACCAGAGCTGGATGCATGTGACTCTCCTGAGAAGTACCCCCAGCTTTTCCATGTGATACTggatgtggaggtggagggggtggacAAGCAAAAAGACCTGACGCCGCCGTGGGAGCAGTTCCCCTGTAAAGACCTCAGCCCAAACGTGCTCTTCTCCTGCCACCAGGAGCATCAGGACGCACTGGCTATAGCTG AGCCAAGCCGGCCCCATGGAGGTCCAGACGGCCGGGGCCACTGCGAAGAGAGCGAGCCCTCGGACGATgagatgctctctctctccagccagCGAAGCAACGCCAGTGCAGCCCCCCAAAAACCTGAACCCCCTGCTCCAATGCCTGCCGCCCATGCACCCGCCGAGGAAGTGGATCTTCTTGGCCTCGATGGGGAGGGGATCAACTGCCCGCGTCCTTCGTCTCAGCCCCTGTCTACTGCAGCCACAACCACTGACCTCTTAGGAGACTTGTTCGGGGCGCCACCCCAGCCAACCAGTGGGCCGTCATCTGCCCAGTCCACACCACATAAAGTAGTCCCAAACACTGCCTCGCCATGTCCCTCTCCTGCGCCACCAG CGTTTGATCCCTTTGGGGCGGGTCCCATGCCTAAACCTCAGGACATGATGGGTTCATTCCTTGGACCAG GCCGAAGTTCCCCTGTCCCACCCACCACCCCAACTGTCAACATTCAGCAGCAAAACGCCATGGGAGGATGGGACTGGAACAGACCTGCTACCACAAGCACAG GAGCAGGCTTTGGTATGGGCAGTCGTTCAGCTACGACCAGCCCCACAGGCTCGCTCCACAGCACCCCCACCCACCAAACCAAGCCAAACACCTTGGACCCGTTTGCTGACATAGGCAACCTCGGGGGAAGCCTTGGAG GTTCTGGCTTCTCTAGCAAACCCACCACACCTACTGGAGCTACACCTTCCATCCCTCCCATGGGCTCCCCATCGCgacctcctccatctccccaGCACGCAGAAGGGTGGCAGTCCCACACAGGAGCCAGCTTCCCCTCATGGCAGCCAGGTGCTGGAGGCGGTGGAGGATGGCAGCCCCAAGGACAGGGCCCTGCCTCGCAGCCAAAGCCCAGCCCCAGCCACACCCCCATGTCTCACACATCGCCCCAGAACCGACCCAACTACAACGTCAGTTTCTCTGCTATGGGAGGGGGCTCGCCCAGCGCAGGGGGCAAAGCACAGGCTAGCATGG CTTCTAAGCCCAAGGCCTCGGATGCCAACTTTGATGACCTGCTGTCTGGTCAAGGCTTTGCAGGGgccaaagagaagaaagggCCCAGGACTATAGCAGAGATGAGGAAGGAGGAGATGGCCAAAGAGATGGACCCCGAGAAACTAAAG ATTCTGGACTGGATTGAGGGGAAGGAGCGTAACATCCGTGCCCTGCTGTCCACCATGCATACTGTGCTGTGGGAGGGAGAGACGCGCTGGAAGCCTGTGGGCATGGCTGACCTGGTTACACCAGACCAGGTCAAGAAGGTCTACCGCAAAGCAGTCCTGGTTGTCCACCCAGATAAG GCAACAGGACAGCCCTATGAACAATATGCCAAGATGATTTTCATGGAACTAAATGACGCCTGGTCAGAATTTGAAAGCCAAGGACAAAAACCCCTCTACTGA
- the dnajc6 gene encoding auxilin isoform X5 — translation MDSSDMDANYGGGLLDMVKGGAGKFFSNFKDNLKDTLKDTSTKVMHQVATYTKGELDIAYITSRIIVMTYPAESVQIGYQNHVEDIRSFLDSRHADHYTVFNLSQRNYRSAKFSSRVSECNWPSRQAPSLHNLFAVCKNMHNWLKQNPKNVCVITCSDGRAPSGVLVCAMFCFCHLFNNPIPAMQLLSAKRPGSGLWPSHRRYIGYVCSMVSEKPSLPHSKPLVIKALTMSPVPCFNKQRSGCRPFCDVLIGETKIFTTAQEYERMREHRLQEGKVGFPLGVSVQGDVVVSVYHMRSTIGGRLQAKVSNTQIFQIQFHTGFIAPGTTMLKFNKPELDACDSPEKYPQLFHVILDVEVEGVDKQKDLTPPWEQFPCKDLSPNVLFSCHQEHQDALAIAEPSRPHGGPDGRGHCEESEPSDDEMLSLSSQRSNASAAPQKPEPPAPMPAAHAPAEEVDLLGLDGEGINCPRPSSQPLSTAATTTDLLGDLFGAPPQPTSGPSSAQSTPHKVVPNTASPCPSPAPPAFDPFGAGPMPKPQDMMGSFLGPGNMGQPDPFLHAARSPSPTLQPTSLGRSSPVPPTTPTVNIQQQNAMGGWDWNRPATTSTGAGFGMGSRSATTSPTGSLHSTPTHQTKPNTLDPFADIGNLGGSLGAGSGFSSKPTTPTGATPSIPPMGSPSRPPPSPQHAEGWQSHTGASFPSWQPGAGGGGGWQPQGQGPASQPKPSPSHTPMSHTSPQNRPNYNVSFSAMGGGSPSAGGKAQASMASKPKASDANFDDLLSGQGFAGAKEKKGPRTIAEMRKEEMAKEMDPEKLKILDWIEGKERNIRALLSTMHTVLWEGETRWKPVGMADLVTPDQVKKVYRKAVLVVHPDKATGQPYEQYAKMIFMELNDAWSEFESQGQKPLY, via the exons ATATGGATGCCAATTATGGCGGAGGACTCTTGGACATGGTGAAGGGAGGAGCCGGGAAGTTCTTCAGCAACTTCAAGGACAACTTGAAGGACACGCTGAAAGACACGTCCACTAAGGTCATGCATCAGGTTGCCAC GTACACTAAAGGGGAGCTGGACATTGCCTACATCACATCACGGATCATAG TGATGACCTACCCAGCAGAGTCAGTGCAGATTGGCTACCAGAACCACGTAGAGGACATCCGCTCCTTCCTCGACAGTCGCCATGCCGACCACTACACTGTCTTCAATCTATCACAGCGCAACTACCGCAGCGCCAAATTCTCCAGCAGG GTTTCAGAGTGTAATTGGCCTTCTCGCCAGGCTCCCAGCCTTCACAActtgtttgctgtgtgtaaGAACATGCACAACTGGCTAAAACAGAATCCcaagaatgtgtgtgtcatcacCTGCTCG gacgGTCGCGCTCCGTCGGGTGTTTTGGTTTGTGCCATGTTCTGCTTCTGCCACCTCTTCAACAACCCAATTCCTGCCATGCAGCTGCTCAGCGCCAAGAGACCAGGCTCTGGCCTCTGGCCCTCACACCGCAG GTACATAGGCTATGTGTGTAGCATGGTATCAGAGAAGCCCAGTCTACCCCACTCCAAGCCCCTGGTGATCAAGGCCCTCACCATGAGTCCGGTTCCCTGCTTCAACAAGCAGCGTAGCGGCTGTCGGCCCTTCTGCGACGTCCTCATCGGAGAGACGAAGATCTTCACCACTGCGCAGGAGTACGAGAGGATGAG AGAGCACAGGCTCCAAGAGGGTAAAGTAGGTTTCCCTCTGGGTGTGAGTGTGCAAGGAGATGTCGTTGTTTCAGTCTATCACATGAGGTCGACCATTGGAGGGCGTCTGCAGGCCAAG GTGTCCAACACCCAGATCTTCCAAATCCAGTTCCACACTGGCTTCATTGCTCCTGGCACCACCATGCTAAAGTTTAACAA ACCAGAGCTGGATGCATGTGACTCTCCTGAGAAGTACCCCCAGCTTTTCCATGTGATACTggatgtggaggtggagggggtggacAAGCAAAAAGACCTGACGCCGCCGTGGGAGCAGTTCCCCTGTAAAGACCTCAGCCCAAACGTGCTCTTCTCCTGCCACCAGGAGCATCAGGACGCACTGGCTATAGCTG AGCCAAGCCGGCCCCATGGAGGTCCAGACGGCCGGGGCCACTGCGAAGAGAGCGAGCCCTCGGACGATgagatgctctctctctccagccagCGAAGCAACGCCAGTGCAGCCCCCCAAAAACCTGAACCCCCTGCTCCAATGCCTGCCGCCCATGCACCCGCCGAGGAAGTGGATCTTCTTGGCCTCGATGGGGAGGGGATCAACTGCCCGCGTCCTTCGTCTCAGCCCCTGTCTACTGCAGCCACAACCACTGACCTCTTAGGAGACTTGTTCGGGGCGCCACCCCAGCCAACCAGTGGGCCGTCATCTGCCCAGTCCACACCACATAAAGTAGTCCCAAACACTGCCTCGCCATGTCCCTCTCCTGCGCCACCAG CGTTTGATCCCTTTGGGGCGGGTCCCATGCCTAAACCTCAGGACATGATGGGTTCATTCCTTGGACCAGGTAACATGGGGCAGCCAGACCCCTTCCTGCATGCTGCTCGCTCTCCATCACCCACCCTGCAGCCTACAAGCTTGG GCCGAAGTTCCCCTGTCCCACCCACCACCCCAACTGTCAACATTCAGCAGCAAAACGCCATGGGAGGATGGGACTGGAACAGACCTGCTACCACAAGCACAG GAGCAGGCTTTGGTATGGGCAGTCGTTCAGCTACGACCAGCCCCACAGGCTCGCTCCACAGCACCCCCACCCACCAAACCAAGCCAAACACCTTGGACCCGTTTGCTGACATAGGCAACCTCGGGGGAAGCCTTGGAG CAGGTTCTGGCTTCTCTAGCAAACCCACCACACCTACTGGAGCTACACCTTCCATCCCTCCCATGGGCTCCCCATCGCgacctcctccatctccccaGCACGCAGAAGGGTGGCAGTCCCACACAGGAGCCAGCTTCCCCTCATGGCAGCCAGGTGCTGGAGGCGGTGGAGGATGGCAGCCCCAAGGACAGGGCCCTGCCTCGCAGCCAAAGCCCAGCCCCAGCCACACCCCCATGTCTCACACATCGCCCCAGAACCGACCCAACTACAACGTCAGTTTCTCTGCTATGGGAGGGGGCTCGCCCAGCGCAGGGGGCAAAGCACAGGCTAGCATGG CTTCTAAGCCCAAGGCCTCGGATGCCAACTTTGATGACCTGCTGTCTGGTCAAGGCTTTGCAGGGgccaaagagaagaaagggCCCAGGACTATAGCAGAGATGAGGAAGGAGGAGATGGCCAAAGAGATGGACCCCGAGAAACTAAAG ATTCTGGACTGGATTGAGGGGAAGGAGCGTAACATCCGTGCCCTGCTGTCCACCATGCATACTGTGCTGTGGGAGGGAGAGACGCGCTGGAAGCCTGTGGGCATGGCTGACCTGGTTACACCAGACCAGGTCAAGAAGGTCTACCGCAAAGCAGTCCTGGTTGTCCACCCAGATAAG GCAACAGGACAGCCCTATGAACAATATGCCAAGATGATTTTCATGGAACTAAATGACGCCTGGTCAGAATTTGAAAGCCAAGGACAAAAACCCCTCTACTGA
- the dnajc6 gene encoding auxilin isoform X4: protein MSLLGAYKKKTSYDGYESLQLVDSGGDSFSVGRGSSSGGSTLAGSIAATLGPKAGPLREEDCSTMDSSDMDANYGGGLLDMVKGGAGKFFSNFKDNLKDTLKDTSTKVMHQVATYTKGELDIAYITSRIIVMTYPAESVQIGYQNHVEDIRSFLDSRHADHYTVFNLSQRNYRSAKFSSRVSECNWPSRQAPSLHNLFAVCKNMHNWLKQNPKNVCVITCSDGRAPSGVLVCAMFCFCHLFNNPIPAMQLLSAKRPGSGLWPSHRRYIGYVCSMVSEKPSLPHSKPLVIKALTMSPVPCFNKQRSGCRPFCDVLIGETKIFTTAQEYERMREHRLQEGKVGFPLGVSVQGDVVVSVYHMRSTIGGRLQAKVSNTQIFQIQFHTGFIAPGTTMLKFNKPELDACDSPEKYPQLFHVILDVEVEGVDKQKDLTPPWEQFPCKDLSPNVLFSCHQEHQDALAIAEPSRPHGGPDGRGHCEESEPSDDEMLSLSSQRSNASAAPQKPEPPAPMPAAHAPAEEVDLLGLDGEGINCPRPSSQPLSTAATTTDLLGDLFGAPPQPTSGPSSAQSTPHKVVPNTASPCPSPAPPAFDPFGAGPMPKPQDMMGSFLGPGRSSPVPPTTPTVNIQQQNAMGGWDWNRPATTSTGAGFGMGSRSATTSPTGSLHSTPTHQTKPNTLDPFADIGNLGGSLGGSGFSSKPTTPTGATPSIPPMGSPSRPPPSPQHAEGWQSHTGASFPSWQPGAGGGGGWQPQGQGPASQPKPSPSHTPMSHTSPQNRPNYNVSFSAMGGGSPSAGGKAQASMASKPKASDANFDDLLSGQGFAGAKEKKGPRTIAEMRKEEMAKEMDPEKLKILDWIEGKERNIRALLSTMHTVLWEGETRWKPVGMADLVTPDQVKKVYRKAVLVVHPDKATGQPYEQYAKMIFMELNDAWSEFESQGQKPLY, encoded by the exons ATATGGATGCCAATTATGGCGGAGGACTCTTGGACATGGTGAAGGGAGGAGCCGGGAAGTTCTTCAGCAACTTCAAGGACAACTTGAAGGACACGCTGAAAGACACGTCCACTAAGGTCATGCATCAGGTTGCCAC GTACACTAAAGGGGAGCTGGACATTGCCTACATCACATCACGGATCATAG TGATGACCTACCCAGCAGAGTCAGTGCAGATTGGCTACCAGAACCACGTAGAGGACATCCGCTCCTTCCTCGACAGTCGCCATGCCGACCACTACACTGTCTTCAATCTATCACAGCGCAACTACCGCAGCGCCAAATTCTCCAGCAGG GTTTCAGAGTGTAATTGGCCTTCTCGCCAGGCTCCCAGCCTTCACAActtgtttgctgtgtgtaaGAACATGCACAACTGGCTAAAACAGAATCCcaagaatgtgtgtgtcatcacCTGCTCG gacgGTCGCGCTCCGTCGGGTGTTTTGGTTTGTGCCATGTTCTGCTTCTGCCACCTCTTCAACAACCCAATTCCTGCCATGCAGCTGCTCAGCGCCAAGAGACCAGGCTCTGGCCTCTGGCCCTCACACCGCAG GTACATAGGCTATGTGTGTAGCATGGTATCAGAGAAGCCCAGTCTACCCCACTCCAAGCCCCTGGTGATCAAGGCCCTCACCATGAGTCCGGTTCCCTGCTTCAACAAGCAGCGTAGCGGCTGTCGGCCCTTCTGCGACGTCCTCATCGGAGAGACGAAGATCTTCACCACTGCGCAGGAGTACGAGAGGATGAG AGAGCACAGGCTCCAAGAGGGTAAAGTAGGTTTCCCTCTGGGTGTGAGTGTGCAAGGAGATGTCGTTGTTTCAGTCTATCACATGAGGTCGACCATTGGAGGGCGTCTGCAGGCCAAG GTGTCCAACACCCAGATCTTCCAAATCCAGTTCCACACTGGCTTCATTGCTCCTGGCACCACCATGCTAAAGTTTAACAA ACCAGAGCTGGATGCATGTGACTCTCCTGAGAAGTACCCCCAGCTTTTCCATGTGATACTggatgtggaggtggagggggtggacAAGCAAAAAGACCTGACGCCGCCGTGGGAGCAGTTCCCCTGTAAAGACCTCAGCCCAAACGTGCTCTTCTCCTGCCACCAGGAGCATCAGGACGCACTGGCTATAGCTG AGCCAAGCCGGCCCCATGGAGGTCCAGACGGCCGGGGCCACTGCGAAGAGAGCGAGCCCTCGGACGATgagatgctctctctctccagccagCGAAGCAACGCCAGTGCAGCCCCCCAAAAACCTGAACCCCCTGCTCCAATGCCTGCCGCCCATGCACCCGCCGAGGAAGTGGATCTTCTTGGCCTCGATGGGGAGGGGATCAACTGCCCGCGTCCTTCGTCTCAGCCCCTGTCTACTGCAGCCACAACCACTGACCTCTTAGGAGACTTGTTCGGGGCGCCACCCCAGCCAACCAGTGGGCCGTCATCTGCCCAGTCCACACCACATAAAGTAGTCCCAAACACTGCCTCGCCATGTCCCTCTCCTGCGCCACCAG CGTTTGATCCCTTTGGGGCGGGTCCCATGCCTAAACCTCAGGACATGATGGGTTCATTCCTTGGACCAG GCCGAAGTTCCCCTGTCCCACCCACCACCCCAACTGTCAACATTCAGCAGCAAAACGCCATGGGAGGATGGGACTGGAACAGACCTGCTACCACAAGCACAG GAGCAGGCTTTGGTATGGGCAGTCGTTCAGCTACGACCAGCCCCACAGGCTCGCTCCACAGCACCCCCACCCACCAAACCAAGCCAAACACCTTGGACCCGTTTGCTGACATAGGCAACCTCGGGGGAAGCCTTGGAG GTTCTGGCTTCTCTAGCAAACCCACCACACCTACTGGAGCTACACCTTCCATCCCTCCCATGGGCTCCCCATCGCgacctcctccatctccccaGCACGCAGAAGGGTGGCAGTCCCACACAGGAGCCAGCTTCCCCTCATGGCAGCCAGGTGCTGGAGGCGGTGGAGGATGGCAGCCCCAAGGACAGGGCCCTGCCTCGCAGCCAAAGCCCAGCCCCAGCCACACCCCCATGTCTCACACATCGCCCCAGAACCGACCCAACTACAACGTCAGTTTCTCTGCTATGGGAGGGGGCTCGCCCAGCGCAGGGGGCAAAGCACAGGCTAGCATGG CTTCTAAGCCCAAGGCCTCGGATGCCAACTTTGATGACCTGCTGTCTGGTCAAGGCTTTGCAGGGgccaaagagaagaaagggCCCAGGACTATAGCAGAGATGAGGAAGGAGGAGATGGCCAAAGAGATGGACCCCGAGAAACTAAAG ATTCTGGACTGGATTGAGGGGAAGGAGCGTAACATCCGTGCCCTGCTGTCCACCATGCATACTGTGCTGTGGGAGGGAGAGACGCGCTGGAAGCCTGTGGGCATGGCTGACCTGGTTACACCAGACCAGGTCAAGAAGGTCTACCGCAAAGCAGTCCTGGTTGTCCACCCAGATAAG GCAACAGGACAGCCCTATGAACAATATGCCAAGATGATTTTCATGGAACTAAATGACGCCTGGTCAGAATTTGAAAGCCAAGGACAAAAACCCCTCTACTGA